One Brassica napus cultivar Da-Ae chromosome A5, Da-Ae, whole genome shotgun sequence DNA window includes the following coding sequences:
- the LOC106403147 gene encoding heavy metal-associated isoprenylated plant protein 41-like, whose translation MGDAHMAIQAILVSQALHKMGRSLSRKFGASLLQGVDATKLKQHHHLNCRRFDRVVFNFPHAGFHGKESDSYLIRKHRGLVFGFFQGASHMLRANGEIHVPHRNKAPFSQWNLEELASKCSLVLIQRVAFEKTNYPGYENKRGDGSRCNRTFILGDCSTFRFHVSTELHTDNMKWKQVKGGESKREQFVECTNRVCRVSSEIHIGELGRLSPRERTRFPYSVQQRIVLKIDMSENEKAIKKAMKLASGASGVRSVGIQGQNDQLVVVGAGIDTAELTRLLRKKVCPTTSIVTVQAAPPPRPQQQQQQPQFHLMEHHNEMAPARRCICEIPNSGFCGFCRLPPYQMVALPYPAPVVYREESDGCRIM comes from the exons ATGGGTGATGCTCATATGGCTATCCAAGCCATATTGGTGAGCCAAGCTTTGCATAAAATGGGCCGCTCTTTGTCGCGCAA ATTTGGAGCTTCCCTTTTACAGGGAGTTGATGCAACCAAACTGAAACAACACCATCATCTTAATTGCAGAAGATTTGACCGAGTCGTCTTCAACTTCCCACATGCCGGTTTCCACGGCAAAGAGTCTGATTCCTATCTTATACG GAAGCATAGGGGACTGGTGTTTGGATTTTTCCAAGGCGCAAGCCATATGCTAAGAGCTAATGGAGAAATTCATGTTCCTCACAGGAATAAAGCACCTTTTTCTCAGTGGAATCTGGAGGAGCTCGCTAGCAAATGCTCTCTTGTGTTGATTCAAC GTGTGGCTTTCGAGAAAACAAATTACCCTGGTTATGAGAACAAGAGAGGAGACGGGTCCAGATGTAACAGAACTTTCATCTTGGGAGATTGCAGTACTTTCAGGTTTCACGTATCTACGGAGCTTCATACAGATAATATGAAATGGAAACAAGTGAAGGGAGGAGAATCAAAGCGAGAACAGTTCGTTGAGTGCACTAACCGCGTCTGTAGAGTTTCGTCTGAGATTCATATTGGGGAACTAGGAAGGCTATCACCACGGGAACGGACCAGATTTCCTTACAG tgtgCAGCAAAGGATAGTTCTGAAGATTGATATGAGCGAGAATGAGAAAGCAATAAAGAAAGCTATGAAACTCGCGTCAGGAGCATCAG GTGTGAGATCTGTCGGGATTCAGGGACAGAACGATCAGTTGGTTGTTGTGGGAGCGGGAATTGACACGGCCGAGCTAACACGTCTGCTCCGGAAGAAAGTTTGTCCCACCACGTCCATCGTCACCGTTCAGGCAGCACCGCCTCCACGGCcccagcagcagcagcagcaaccgCAGTTTCATCTAATGGAACATCACAACGAGATGGCTCCGGCTAGAAGATGCATATGCGAGATACCGAATTCGGGTTTCTGCGGGTTTTGTAGACTACCCCCTTACCAGATGGTAGCTCTGCCATATCCAGCTCCCGTGGTCTACCGTGAAGAATCTGATGGTTGCAGAATCATGTGA
- the LOC125609461 gene encoding pectinesterase inhibitor-like, giving the protein MMKQFTGLIFLCIISFFSIGGNADSSLISDLCKHCDDPKLCLSTIKSRPESGEFAATSNQIEIIAISVASSDASATSAYIKEKLSHEDLEPATEATFEDCQKNYQDAVEQLDDSISAMLADAHADVDVWLHAAISAIESCATELESRGGNDAELSKRNEVFLKLCKNALVINKMLS; this is encoded by the coding sequence ATGATGAAGCAATTCACCGGACTTATCTTTCTCTGCATCATTTCTTTCTTCTCCATCGGTGGAAATGCTGATTCCAGTTTAATTTCCGATCTGTGCAAACATTGTGACGACCCAAAACTCTGCCTCTCTACCATCAAGTCGCGCCCTGAGTCTGGCGAATTTGCAGCCACCAGCAACCAAATTGAGATTATAGCTATCTCCGTTGCATCGTCAGACGCATCTGCTACTTCTGCTTACATCAAGGAAAAGCTGAGCCACGAGGATTTGGAGCCAGCAACGGAGGCCACATTTGAAGACTGCCAGAAAAACTACCAAGATGCTGTGGAGCAGCTCGACGACTCAATATCCGCCATGCTCGCTGACGCACATGCTGACGTTGACGTCTGGCTGCATGCGGCGATAAGCGCCATAGAGTCATGTGCTACCGAGTTAGAGTCACGCGGAGGAAATGATGCAGAGCTTTCAAAGAGAAACGAGGTGTTTCTCAAGTTGTGCAAAAACGCTTTGGTGATAAACAAGATGTTATCCTGA
- the LOC106409303 gene encoding uncharacterized protein LOC106409303, translated as MPDVTTPAPAQPIGSSSSGSAAPPAAPPTYVRRTEDALLRAPSRRNQPHLHPDKPNGALWFGVDPEVHAFIRATWQGDYWGPWQSWIKVPEPKRIGWWHSFIQQYYWEDSLHEEIHFKWKLQTQVSICGRISQKRKKNKQPKYISENDWKIVLANWSTDGAKAKSQSAADSRTSAPVGLKMHVHGAGPRCFVNIGYRMMIDQGLDTLPSYTDLARKTHTRKDGTFMDERTEQLVLEVEQAVEEMLEDGSPVGDSQTCSTAATENSKRLLLNQEYIKRGKTRKGTIYGLGSVQFNNKHPSESVPASLNRNIGLETRVCGLETITQEIKSDFQTLKSDVQAIKTDFNQGMAKTQSSLDTILQFLQPQASNHAASTAQPTQSQAPPQGQAPSPARDMSPAQGESQPQHITSSNSELNRWCNTLGL; from the exons ATGCCTGATGTTACGACTCCTGCTCCTGCACAACCAATAGGATCTTCAAGTTCAGGATCTGCGGCTCCTCCAGCGGCTCCTCCAACCTATGTGAGGAGAACAGAAGATGCTCTGCTACGTGCTCCATCCAGAAGAAACCAGCCACACCTTCATCCTGATAAGCCCAATGGAGCATTGTG gtttggggttgatccTGAAGTTCATGCTTTTATCCGAGCAACATGGCAGGGAGATTACTGGGGCCCGTGGCAAAGCTGGATAAAGGTTCCAGAGCCGAAGAGAATAGGATGGTGGCACTCATTCATA CAACAATACTACTGGGAAGACAGTCTTCATGAGGAAATCCACTTTAAATGGAAGCTTCAGACTCAAGTGTCTATCTGCGGACGCATAAgccaaaaaaggaaaaagaacaaGCAACCTAAATACATCAGTGAGAATGACTGGAAAATAGTCCTTGCGAATTGGTCAACAGATGGAGCAAAAGCCAAGAGCCAATCAGCAGCTGATTCTCGCACTTCAGCTCCTGTGGGGTTGAAGATGCACGTCCATGGTGCAGGACCACGCTGCTTTGTAAATATTGGGTATCGTATG ATGATCGACCAAGGTTTGGATACACTACCTTCATATACAGACCTTGCAAGGAAGACTCATACTCGCAAAGATGGGACCTTCATGGACGAACGAACTGAGCAACTGGTTCTAGAGGTTGAGCAAGCAGTTGAAGAGATGTTAGAAGATGGTTCTCCAGTTGGAGATAGCCAAACTTGCTCAACTGCTGCCACAGAAAATTCTAAGCGCCTTCTCCTAAACCAAGAATACATCAAG CGTGGAAAGACACGCAAGGGCACCATTTATGGGCTTGGCAGTGTTCAATTCAACAACAAACATCCTTCTGAGTCAGTTCCTGCTTCACTCAACCGAAACATCGGCTTGGAGACGAGGGTTTGTGGTTTGGAGACCATCACTCAGGAAATCAAGTCTGATTTCCAGACTTTGAAGTCTGATGTTCAGGCTATCAAGACTGACTTCAACCAAGGGATGGCTAAAACTCAATCAAGTCTAGACACAATTCTGCAGTTTCTTCAGCCTCAAGCTTCCAATCATGCTGCATCTACTGCACAACCAACTCAGTCTCAAGCTCCACCTCAAGGTCAAGCACCATCTCCAGCTCGTGATATGTCTCCAGCTCAAGGTGAATCACAACCTCAACACATCACCAGTAGCAATTCTGAGTTAAATAGGTGGTGCAACACACTCGGTTTGTAG
- the LOC125608543 gene encoding uncharacterized protein LOC125608543, whose translation MSIYFYSRDWMDRHIDPINNCVSREFKEGVDVFIAFASNQNSFLEGKTMLCPCSKCQNRKQRDARTVSRHLYRVGFKSNYYLWSSHGENYYDVGGSSAGGPFMGEETLPTEEETYQENFPDIMGGGTGSTHVLENVMEAPDEEQYEDSVFQAFEAANQPLYEGCSEGISQLYLASRLMKVKTDHNLSESCLDEISQTFRDVLPQPNQAPASYYETKKLTKALGLPVVKIDICEDNCMLFWKEDQDLLVCRFCGKDRYHQNRGKGKNRPKQRMFYMPITERLKRLYQVEATASQMRWHAEHESPEGEMHHPSDGGAWKHFNKVYPNFAAESRNIYLGLATDGFNPVGMSGEAHSVWPVIVTPYNLPPGMCMKREYFFLSVLVPGPRHPKKSIDIYLQPLIEELQSLWSHGAEAYDISRKENFTMRAALMWTINDFPAYGMMSGWMTHGRLACPYCLDDTKSFWLQHGRKHSWFDCHRMFLPKDHPYRRNVQAFRKGKTITDDPPPWLNGEEILRERINNIEGLKKTVECGGNGHEKPASNIDGYGKYHNWVKKSIFWDLPYWENLLLRHNVDFMHVEKNFFDNIINTVLNVPGKTKDNAKSRMDLPDLCRRQELHIKDDGTMPVPIFRLSKEEKKEFLRWLKDDIKFPDGYASKFSRCIDETNSKLSGLKSHDCHVIMQRLLPFAFKELLPKNVHIAISEIALFFRDISAKVLKSEDVAILKESIAVKLCNLEKIFPPSFFDVMEHLVVHLPDEAALGGPVQYRWMYPFERYMYHLKKKVKNKAHIAGSIIAQCRNEEISTSSAHFFGNPEVPSQVLQPGDIRFTYQDSDVPNMFYHEGRVSGKVEQRYLTDDDYTVLHTFLMLNCPTFEPYERMFEESMMERNPSICGNDLQIAKDNHFAEWVKNYVVNASQLYEFPLWMLDFVQGPKRDYKAWPIYFSRGYCFHTHSHGQDKRTQHYGVQVRGTTDTDYYGLIEEIMMVEYSGSVGLKAMVFKCKWFDTVVGRGIRKHKSGIVDVSPRWQYEKYDPFILSGNCDQVCFIPYPQVRRTSSSDWWSCTKVVPRGVRETSEVVLTALQDDTHNQVVAQSEMLRIESYVVEDDSDYDSTPVVPPNDEYISEDELEESCTDSDSESDSSS comes from the exons ATgtccatttatttttattcaagagATTGGATGGATCGACACATTGATCCGATCAATAATTGTGTTTCtcgagagtttaaagaaggggTTGATGTTTTTATCGCATTTGCTTCCAATCAAAATTCTTTTTTAGAGGGGAAAACCATGTTATGTCCTTGTTCTAAatgtcaaaaccgaaaacaacgtgaCGCGAGAACCGTGTCTCGCCATCTTTACCGAGTCGGATTCAAGAGTAATTACTATTTATGGTCAAGCCATGGAGAAAATTACTATGACGTTGGCGGATCATCAGCAGGAGGTCCATTTATGGGAGAAGAGACATTACCTACGGAAGAAGAGACATATCAAGAGAACTTTCCTGATATTATGGGTGGAGGCACTGGATCAACTCATGTATTGGAGAATGTGATGGAAGCACCCGATGAGGAGCAATATGAAGATAGCGTGTTTCAAGCATTTGAAGCCGCTAATCAACCATTATATGAAGGATGTTCTGAAGGTATTTCTCAGTTATACTTGGCGTCACGTTTAATGAAAGTAAAAACCGATCATAATTTGTCAGAGTCATGTTTGGATGAGATATCACAAACTTTCAGAGATGTTTTGCCACAACCAAATCAAGCTCCGGCATCATATTATGAGACGAAGAAGTTGACAAAGGCGCTTGGTCTTCCTGTTGTGAAGATTGATATATGCGAGGATAACTGCATGTTATTTTGGAAGGAAGATCAAGACTTGTTGGTGTGTCGGTTTTGTGGGAAAGATAGATATCACCAGAACCGTGGAAAGGGAAAAAATCGGCCAAAACAAAGAATGTTTTACATGCCTATTACGGAGAGGTTGAAGCGGTTGTACCAAGTTGAGGCGACAGCATCACAAATGCGATGGCACGCGGAACATGAGTCGCCCGAAGGAGAAATGCATCACCCTTCTGATGGAGGAGCTTGGAAGCATTTTAACAAGGTATATCCTAATTTCGCTGCAGAAAGTCGGAATATATATCTTGGATTAGCAACGGATGGATTTAATCCAGTTGGTATGAGTGGTGAAGCCCACTCGGTCTGGCCCGTAATCGTAACTCCATATAACTTACCTCCTGGTATGTGTATGAAAagagaatatttctttttatcagtCTTAGTGCCCGGACCAAGACATCCAAAGAAGAGCATTGATATCTATCTGCAGCCGCTAATTGAAGAATTACAAAGTTTGTGGAGTCACGGGGCAGAAGCATATGATATCTCTAGAAAGGAAAATTTTACGATGCGGGCCGCATTAATGTGGACCATTAATGACTTTCCGGCGTATGGCATGATGTCAGGTTGGATGACTCATGGTCgtttagcttgtccatattgtctagATGATACAAAGTCATTTTGGTTGCAACATGGAAGGAAGCATAGctggtttgactgtcatcgaATGTTTCTGCCTAAAGACCATCCTTACAGGAGAAATGTCCAAGCGTTTCGAAAGGGAAAGACGATAACCGATGATCCTCCACCATGGTTGAATGGAGAAGAAATTCTCCGTGAAAGAATCAACAACATCGAAGGATTGAAGAAAACTGTTGAATGTGGAGGCAATGGACACGAGAAACCTGCGAGCAACATAGACGGATATGGGAAATATCACAATTGGGTGAAGAAGAGTATTTTTTGGGATTTGCCATATTGGGAAAATCTTCTTCTTCGCCACAATGTGGACTTTATGCACGTTGAGAAAAATTTCTTTGATAATATTATCAACACGGTGCTTAATGTTCCCGGAAAGACGAAAGATAATGCAAAGTCAAGGATGGATCTACCTGATTTGTGCAGAAGGCAAGAGTTACATATCAAAGATGATGGAACGATGCCGGTGCCGATATTTCGGTTgtctaaagaagaaaaaaaagaattcttgCGATGGTTGAAGGATGATATAAAATTTCCAGATGGGTACGCTTCAAAGTTTAGTAGATGTATTGACGAGACAAATTCGAAGCTTTCAGGCCTGAAAAGTCATGATTGCCACGTCATCATGCAACGACTTCTTCCATTTGCGTTTAAGGAATTGCTTCCCAAAAATGTCCACATCGCAATTTCTg AGATAGCACTCTTCTTTCGGGATATCTCTGCAAAGGTACTGAAAAGCGAAGATGTTGCAATTTTAAAAGAAAGCATTGCAGTGAAGCTTTGTAATTTGGAAAAGATTTtccctccttcattttttgatgttatggaacATCTCGTAGTGCATTTGCCAGACGAAGCTGCTCTAGGTGGACCGGTGCaatatagatggatgtatccttTCGAGCGATACATGTACCATCTAaagaaaaaagttaaaaataaggcACATATTGCAGGTTCTATTATTGCCCAATGTCGTAATGAAGAGATTTCTACATCGTCTGCACACTTCTTTGGGAATCCAGAAGTGCCCTCTCAAGTCTTGCAACCTGGAGATATTCGATTCACATATCAAGATTCAGATGTGCCAAATATGTTTTACCATGAAGGTCGAGTGAGTGGAAAAGTAGAACAGAGGTATCTAACCGATGATGACTACACTGTGCTGCATACATTTCTGATGCTCAATTGTCCTACATTTGAGCCATACGAAAG GATGTTTGAGGAGTCTATGATGGAAAGAAATCCATCTATATGTGGTAATGATCTACAAATAGCGAAAGACAACCACTTTGCAGAATGGGTGAAAAACTAT GTTGTCAATGCGAGTCAGTTATATGAGTTTCCGTTGTGGATGTTGGACTTCGTACAAGGACCGAAACGCGATTATAAAGCTTGGCCGATTTATTTCTCACGAGGATACTGCTTCCACACACATAGCCATGGCCAAGATAAGAGAACCCAACATTACGGTGTCCAAGTCCGGGGTACGACGGACACTGATTATTACGGGTTGATCGAAGAGATAATGATGGTTGAGTATTCTGGTTCTGTTGGGCTTAAGGCCATGGTTTTTAAGTGTAAGTGGTTTGATACAGTTGTAGGTCGGGggattcgaaaacataaatcaGGAATCGTCGATGTGTCACCGCGCTGGCAGTACGAGAAATATGACCCATTTATCTTATCTGGTAATTGTGATCAAGTTTGCTTCATTCCTTATCCGCAAGTTCGTCGTACATCATCAAGTGATTGGTGGTCATGTACGAAAGTTGTGCCTAGAGGGGTTCGAGAAACTTCTGAAGTTGTTCTTACTGCGTTACAAGATGATACACACAACCAAGTTGTTGCCCAAAGCGAAATGTTACGCATTGAATCTTATGTTGTGGAAGATGATTCAGATTATGATTCAACGCCGGTTGTTCCTCCCAATGACGAATACATTTCTGAAGATGAGTTAGAAGAATCATGTACTGATTCTGATTCCGAATCAGATTCAAGCTCTTAG